A section of the Aythya fuligula isolate bAytFul2 chromosome 9, bAytFul2.pri, whole genome shotgun sequence genome encodes:
- the TM4SF1 gene encoding transmembrane 4 L6 family member 1, protein MCFGRCTRCIGCKLLILALLSIVANILLYFPNGETRFASEHHLSKYVECLHGILGGGLLVLIPAAVFIGIHNDDCCGCFGHENCGKSCAMLSSVLAAFVGILGSGYCIIISALGLSHGPYCYTRLERNWIYPFTESSGGYLFEYNKWSKCQEPQNIVQWNVTLFSILLVLGGIEFILCFIQIINGILGGVCRLCCSHEETFAC, encoded by the exons ATGTGTTTTGGAAGGTGTACTAGGTGTATTGGTTGTAAGTTGCTCATTCTTGCCTTGCTCAGCATTGTGGccaatattttactttattttcccAATGGAGAAACAAGATTTGCTTCAGAGCATCATCTCAGCAAATATGTAGAGTGCCTTCATGGCATTCTAGGTGGAGGCCTTTTG GTACTCATTCCAGCTGCAGTATTCATTGGGATTCACAATGATGACTGCTGTGGGTGCTTTGGCCATGAGAACTGTGGGAAAAGCTGTGCG ATGCTCTCCTCAGTTCTGGCAGCCTTTGTTGGGATCCTTGGTTCTGGATACTGTATAATCATTTCAGCACTGGGCTTGTCTCACGGACCGTATTGTTATACTCGTTTAGAAAGAAACTGGATCTATCCTTTCACTGAATCTTCTGGAGG ATACCTGTTTGAGTATAACAAATGGTCTAAATGTCAAGAACCTCAAAACATCGTTCAGTGGAATGTCACtctcttttccattcttcttgTCCTGGGAGGAATAGAGTTCATCCTGTGCTTCATACAGATAATCAATGGCATTCTTGGAGGAGTATGTAGGCTGTGCTGCAGTCATGAGGAG